A window of Campylobacter pinnipediorum subsp. pinnipediorum contains these coding sequences:
- a CDS encoding prepilin-type N-terminal cleavage/methylation domain-containing protein — MKKAFSMIELIIVIVILGVLAAIAIPRIIATRDDAEIVKAATNINILLSDLKTYYLTRDKLSKMKDMSSVIPPVKIKNDVCFRITAVVGTELIIEIKDDGLCSDVWAFSKFKELKDNIVANGGRLDLAPMSVKFQ; from the coding sequence GTGAAAAAAGCATTTTCTATGATAGAGCTTATAATTGTTATTGTTATATTGGGTGTTTTGGCTGCTATAGCAATACCAAGAATTATAGCGACTAGGGATGATGCCGAGATTGTAAAAGCAGCTACAAATATCAATATATTACTTAGTGATTTAAAAACATATTATTTAACAAGAGATAAACTTAGTAAAATGAAAGATATGTCAAGTGTTATTCCTCCGGTAAAGATTAAAAATGATGTATGCTTTAGAATAACTGCTGTTGTTGGAACAGAGTTAATAATTGAAATAAAAGACGATGGCTTATGTTCTGATGTTTGGGCTTTTTCTAAATTTAAAGAACTGAAAGATAATATAGTTGCAAATGGAGGAAGATTAGACCTTGCTCCAATGAGTGTCAAATTTCAATAA
- a CDS encoding DUF2393 family protein, which yields MSISYFTIIHILVLCVIFVLFILFFVLSFKAEKKLFWSLLFTNILACSVTAGFLMPILDKYTKKGVLQNVKHHRILINETIVFNGEVKNIGKFQISKCNFGVKIVNQALNTHNVSGNSFFKSSGASLFSWFFDSNDGNEKPNTVEYSFSVAKDLKPKKIASFSVSMPFPPYFSKSMIINKLNCY from the coding sequence GTGAGTATAAGTTATTTCACAATAATTCATATTTTGGTTTTGTGTGTTATTTTTGTTCTATTTATATTGTTTTTTGTTTTGTCTTTTAAAGCAGAGAAGAAATTATTTTGGTCTTTACTTTTTACAAATATCTTAGCTTGTAGTGTTACCGCCGGTTTTTTAATGCCAATACTTGATAAATATACAAAAAAAGGTGTTTTGCAAAATGTTAAACATCATAGAATCTTGATTAACGAGACTATTGTTTTTAATGGTGAAGTGAAAAATATTGGTAAATTCCAAATTAGCAAATGTAATTTTGGAGTTAAAATTGTAAATCAGGCATTAAATACTCATAATGTTTCAGGCAATTCATTTTTTAAATCCAGCGGAGCTTCTTTGTTTTCTTGGTTTTTTGATAGCAATGATGGCAATGAAAAGCCAAATACTGTTGAGTATAGTTTTAGTGTAGCAAAAGATCTTAAGCCTAAAAAAATAGCTTCTTTTAGCGTGTCTATGCCATTTCCCCCATACTTTTCAAAAAGTATGATTATAAATAAATTAAATTGTTATTAG